CGTCGTTGACCGCCGTGGACGCCGACGGCATCCCGATCACGCCCGGTCTGCTCTACGGCGACGCGCGGGGCCGGGTCGCCGCCGCCGTGGCCGAGGGGCCGTTCCCGGTCGGCGAGGCGGCCGAGTTCCTGCGCTGGACCGCTGCGCAGGCTCCCGGCGCCGCCGGGTATTGGCCCGCCCCCGCGGTGGCCAACCACGCGCTGGCCGGCGAGGCGGTGGTCGACTTTCCCACCGCGTTCACCTCGACGCCGGTCTTCGACGGCGACGGCTGGAACGCGACCGCCTGCGCGCGGCACGGCGCGACGGCGGAGCAGATGCCCCGGGTGGGCGCGCCCGGCACCCCCACCGGCCGGGTGGGTAGCGCCGTGCTGGCGGTCGGGGCGATCGACGCGGTGTGCGAGCAGATGGTCTCCGGCGCGGTCGACGACGGCGACGTGCTCGTGCTGTGCGGCACCACGCTGATCGTCTGGACGACCGTGCCCGAAGCCCGAGAAGTCCCGGGGCTGTGGACGATTCCCACGATGACCGGCAAGAGCCAGATCGGTGGGGCGAGCAACGCCGGCGGCCTGTTCCTCGGGTGGGTCGACCGTGTCCTCGGGCCGGGCGACCCGGCCGCCGCGGACCCGTGCCGGGTCCCGGTGTGGTCGCCGTACCTGCGCGGCGAGCGCACCCCGCTGCACGACCCCGACCGGCGCGGCCTGCTGCACGGCCTCGACCTCAGCCACGACGCGGCCGCGCTGCGCCGGGCTGCCTTCGAGGCGTCGGGATTTGTTGTGCGCCAACTGATCGACCTCAGTGGCGTTGACGTCGCCCGGATCGTCGTCGCCGGGGGTGGCACCCGCGTGCAACCGTGGCTGCAGGCGATCGCCGATGCCACCGGCCGGCCGATCCAGGTGTCCGCGGCGGCCGAGGGCGCCGCCCTGGGCGCGGCGTTCCTGGGCCGGATGGCGGTGGGCGAGGAGTCCGCGATCACCGATGCCGCACGCTGGGCCGCTACCGATCGGGTCGTCGAT
The sequence above is a segment of the Candidatus Mycobacterium wuenschmannii genome. Coding sequences within it:
- a CDS encoding xylulokinase, with amino-acid sequence MSREGVTIGIDIGTTAVKAVAADADGRVVARVRIPHELRVPAPDRLEHDADEAWRRGPLAALDRLGRPDAKAVAVSAMVPSLTAVDADGIPITPGLLYGDARGRVAAAVAEGPFPVGEAAEFLRWTAAQAPGAAGYWPAPAVANHALAGEAVVDFPTAFTSTPVFDGDGWNATACARHGATAEQMPRVGAPGTPTGRVGSAVLAVGAIDAVCEQMVSGAVDDGDVLVLCGTTLIVWTTVPEAREVPGLWTIPTMTGKSQIGGASNAGGLFLGWVDRVLGPGDPAAADPCRVPVWSPYLRGERTPLHDPDRRGLLHGLDLSHDAAALRRAAFEASGFVVRQLIDLSGVDVARIVVAGGGTRVQPWLQAIADATGRPIQVSAAAEGAALGAAFLGRMAVGEESAITDAARWAATDRVVDPDPAWVEPVQERYFRFLELASLR